Genomic window (Chloroflexota bacterium):
GCCGCTCCCGGGCGCTCGGCCGCTCCCGGGCGCTCGGCCGCTCCCGGGCGCTCGGGCCGGCCGGTCCGTTCCCGCGCCGCGGCGAGCTTCTCTCGCATGACGTAGCCGCCGGGCTTCTTGAAGGATCGATCGAGCGGCGGCTGAAGCAGGTCCGGATCGCTGAGCTCCACGATGTCGGCCCGCCGCACGACCCAGAGGCGATCGCTCTCCTGGCGACGACCGAAGAGCTCCCGCGCATAGTGGACGGCGAGCTCGGCGTCCGGAGCGAGCACGGAGCCGCCGTGGCGCATCGGATCGCCGTCCTTCTCCCGCCGGAAGACCTCCCACGGCTCGAGCGGGGTCGGCGCGCGGTCCTCCGTCATCCGATTCACGCTGCCGCGACCGGCGCGGCGAGGATCGCGGTCCGCACCCAGGCCGACTCGTCCCATGCCGCGCGGCGGAAGGCGAGCCGTTCGGCGGACATCGGGCCATGGTTCGTGACGACCGTGCGGAGTTCGGCCCAGTCCGGCTCGCTGTAGCGCCACTCGCCCGTCCCGCTGTCGGATCGGAGCTCGGGATCGGGGAGCGTGAGGCCGAGCTCGAGCAATCTCGGCACGTAGATCGAGAGGAATTCCTGGCGGAGCTCCTCGGAGGTCTTCGCCTTGATCCGCCAGTACAGGTCGCGATCCTGCTCGCGCGGCGTGCGTGGGCCATGCATCTGCATGAGCGGACCCCACCACCGATCGAGGGCTTCCTGGACCATCGCCCGCTGCACCGCCGTGCCGGCCATGAGCGTCACGACGACGTCCCGTCCGTGCATGATGTGGACCGACTCCTCCCAGCAGATCTTCCGCATCGTCCGGGCGTACGGCCCGTAGCTGCTGTCCCGGAGCGCCTGCTGGGCGACGATCGCCGCCGCATCGATGAGCCAGGCGATGATCCCGACATCGGCCCACGTTCGGGTCGGGTAGTGGAAGACGTTGTGAAACTTCGTCCGCCCGGCGAGCAGGTCCTCTATCATCGCCTCGCGCGACTTGCCGAGATCCTCGGCCACCCGGTACAGAAGCTGGGCGTGGCCGACCTCGTCCTGGATCTTCGCCGTGAGGGCGAGCTTGCGGCGGAGGGTGGGGGCGCGAAGGATCCATTCACGCTCCGGAAGGACGCCCATGAGCTCGCTGTTCGCGTGCATCTCGACGAAGCGGAGCACGCCCTGACGGTATTCGTCCGGCATCCAGTCGGTCGCCTCGACCGTGCCACCCGCCTGGACGCGGGCGACGAACCGCTCGTGGCGTTCGTCGTGCTCCGCCGACGATTCGTCCGGCCGCCGCGGCGCCGCCCGCTCCCGCTCGGGCAGCACGGGATCGAGGGCGAGGGGATCCGTCATGGTCCGACGCTACGCGCCTCGTGGCAGACCGTCAACCGAGCGACGCGGGGTCGCGTCATGGGCACGACATCGGCGCTCCGCGTGTGCTCCGCGTGTGCTCCGTGTGCGCTTCCGTGTGAGCTCTGGGTGCGCTCCGGGTGCGCTCCGTGTGAGCTCCGTGTGAGCTGAGTCACATGCGCTCATCCACGGAACGTTCGTGCGGGTTCGGCGCTCGCCATCTCACATGCGCTCATCCACGGAACGTTCGTGCGCGTCCACGCCGCTTCGAGGACCCGAAACGCGGCGGATCATGCCCCGCCGAGCGTGACGGACGCGCCGGCAACGCCATCCGGAGGATCGGGTCGTGTCGAACGTTCCACCGGTGAGCGCATGAGACAACGGGGACGCGGGTCGGGACCCGGGGCAGGGCCGGGGTCGGGACCAGGGCCGGGGTCGGGACCAGGGCCGGGACCAGGGCCGGGGTCGGGACCCGGGGCGTCTCGTCCTGCTACTCGCCGGTGAACCGCGGCGGCCGCTTCTCGCGGAAGGCAGCCAGGCCCTCGGCATGGTCCGCCGATGCCCCGGCCACACCCTGGAGCCATGCCTCGTACTCGAGGGCGACCTCGAGTGTGGACTCGGCCGCGAAGGCGAGAGCGCGTTTGGTGAGGGCGAGGGCGCGCGGCGATCCTGCCGCCAGCCGCAACGCGAGGGCTCGCGCCTCCGCGTCCAGCGCCT
Coding sequences:
- the paaA gene encoding 1,2-phenylacetyl-CoA epoxidase subunit A, translated to MTDPLALDPVLPERERAAPRRPDESSAEHDERHERFVARVQAGGTVEATDWMPDEYRQGVLRFVEMHANSELMGVLPEREWILRAPTLRRKLALTAKIQDEVGHAQLLYRVAEDLGKSREAMIEDLLAGRTKFHNVFHYPTRTWADVGIIAWLIDAAAIVAQQALRDSSYGPYARTMRKICWEESVHIMHGRDVVVTLMAGTAVQRAMVQEALDRWWGPLMQMHGPRTPREQDRDLYWRIKAKTSEELRQEFLSIYVPRLLELGLTLPDPELRSDSGTGEWRYSEPDWAELRTVVTNHGPMSAERLAFRRAAWDESAWVRTAILAAPVAAA